A genomic segment from Oncorhynchus keta strain PuntledgeMale-10-30-2019 chromosome 7, Oket_V2, whole genome shotgun sequence encodes:
- the LOC118385918 gene encoding gap junction gamma-1 protein-like isoform X2 — translation MSWSFLTRLLDELSNHSTFVGKIWLTLLIVFRIVLTAVGGESIYYDEQSKFVCNTHQPGCENVCYDAFAPLSHIRFWVFQVIMITTPTVMYLGFAMHKIARMDDEEYRPRGRRMPMVSLGTNRNYEEAEDNGEEDPMISEEIEVEKEKKKEDKPNKKHDGRRRIKRNGLMKVYIFQLLLRAAFEVSFLFGQYILYGLKVSPSYVCKRSPCPHTVDCFVSRPTEKTIFLLIMYGVSALCLLFTLLEILHLGYSGIRDCLCRPRPPIRHQLASQRPTLCGHRVPTAPPGYNTALKKDPKGMRLDYNLGDSGRESFGDETSQRELERLRRHLKLAQQHLDLAHLNEDNRSPSRSSSPESNGTAVEQNRLNFAQEKQSSTCEKGLRA, via the exons ATGAGCTGGAGTTTCCTGACGCGTCTCTTGGATGAGCTCTCCAACCATTCCACCTTTGTGGGAAAGATCTGGCTCACGCTGCTCATCGTCTTCCGCATTGTGTTGACAGCTGTAGGAGGCGAATCCATCTACTACGATGAACAGAGCAAGTTTGTGTGCAATACGCACCAGCCCGGTTGCGAAAATGTGTGCTACGACGCTTTTGCGCCGCTCTCGCACATCCGTTTCTGGGTCTTCCAGGTGATCATGATCACCACCCCCACCGTCATGTACCTGGGCTTTGCCATGCACAAGATTGCCCGCATGGACGACGAGGAATACAGGCCCCGTGGTAGGAGAATGCCCATGGTGAGCCTAGGGACCAACCGGAACTACGAGGAGGCGGAGGATAATGGTGAGGAGGATCCCATGATCTCTGAGGAGATTGaggtggagaaggagaagaagaaagaggacAAGCCCAACAAGAAGCATGACGGGCGCCGGCGCATCAAGCGCAATGGCCTCATGAAGGTGTACATCTTCCAGCTGTTGTTGCGTGCTGCTTTCGAGGTCTCCTTCCTGTTCGGCCAGTATATCCTCTACGGCCTGAAGGTGTCTCCCTCGTACGTGTGCAAACGCTCCCCCTGCCCGCACACGGTGGACTGCTTTGTGTCGCGCCCCACAGAGAAGACCATCTTTTTGCTCATCATGTACGGGGTGAGTGCCCTCTGTCTGCTCTTCACCTTGCTGGAGATCCTCCACCTGGGCTATAGCGGCATCCGGGACTGTCTCTGCCGCCCTCGTCCCCCAATTCGCCACCAACTGGCTAGCCAGCGTCCCACACTATGTGGCCACCGGGTCCCCACAGCTCCTCCGGGCTACAACACAGCTCTGAAGAAGGACCCCAAGGGCATGCGGTTGGACTACAACCTGGGCGACTCGGGCCGCGAGTCGTTTGGGGACGAGACTTCACAGCGggagctggagaggctgaggaggcaCCTGAAGCTGGCCCAGCAGCACCTGGACCTGGCCCACCTGAATGAGGACAACCGCAGTCCGTCGCGGAGCAGCAGCCCCGAGTCCAATGGGACGGCCGTGGAGCAGAACCGCCTCAACTTTGCCCAGGAGAAGCAGAGCAGCACCTGCGAGAAAG GTTTGCGAGCCTAA
- the LOC118385918 gene encoding gap junction gamma-1 protein-like isoform X1 — translation MSWSFLTRLLDELSNHSTFVGKIWLTLLIVFRIVLTAVGGESIYYDEQSKFVCNTHQPGCENVCYDAFAPLSHIRFWVFQVIMITTPTVMYLGFAMHKIARMDDEEYRPRGRRMPMVSLGTNRNYEEAEDNGEEDPMISEEIEVEKEKKKEDKPNKKHDGRRRIKRNGLMKVYIFQLLLRAAFEVSFLFGQYILYGLKVSPSYVCKRSPCPHTVDCFVSRPTEKTIFLLIMYGVSALCLLFTLLEILHLGYSGIRDCLCRPRPPIRHQLASQRPTLCGHRVPTAPPGYNTALKKDPKGMRLDYNLGDSGRESFGDETSQRELERLRRHLKLAQQHLDLAHLNEDNRSPSRSSSPESNGTAVEQNRLNFAQEKQSSTCEKVLRPVNAQLKHAKLNEQALPTQLHLTMSEDPK, via the exons ATGAGCTGGAGTTTCCTGACGCGTCTCTTGGATGAGCTCTCCAACCATTCCACCTTTGTGGGAAAGATCTGGCTCACGCTGCTCATCGTCTTCCGCATTGTGTTGACAGCTGTAGGAGGCGAATCCATCTACTACGATGAACAGAGCAAGTTTGTGTGCAATACGCACCAGCCCGGTTGCGAAAATGTGTGCTACGACGCTTTTGCGCCGCTCTCGCACATCCGTTTCTGGGTCTTCCAGGTGATCATGATCACCACCCCCACCGTCATGTACCTGGGCTTTGCCATGCACAAGATTGCCCGCATGGACGACGAGGAATACAGGCCCCGTGGTAGGAGAATGCCCATGGTGAGCCTAGGGACCAACCGGAACTACGAGGAGGCGGAGGATAATGGTGAGGAGGATCCCATGATCTCTGAGGAGATTGaggtggagaaggagaagaagaaagaggacAAGCCCAACAAGAAGCATGACGGGCGCCGGCGCATCAAGCGCAATGGCCTCATGAAGGTGTACATCTTCCAGCTGTTGTTGCGTGCTGCTTTCGAGGTCTCCTTCCTGTTCGGCCAGTATATCCTCTACGGCCTGAAGGTGTCTCCCTCGTACGTGTGCAAACGCTCCCCCTGCCCGCACACGGTGGACTGCTTTGTGTCGCGCCCCACAGAGAAGACCATCTTTTTGCTCATCATGTACGGGGTGAGTGCCCTCTGTCTGCTCTTCACCTTGCTGGAGATCCTCCACCTGGGCTATAGCGGCATCCGGGACTGTCTCTGCCGCCCTCGTCCCCCAATTCGCCACCAACTGGCTAGCCAGCGTCCCACACTATGTGGCCACCGGGTCCCCACAGCTCCTCCGGGCTACAACACAGCTCTGAAGAAGGACCCCAAGGGCATGCGGTTGGACTACAACCTGGGCGACTCGGGCCGCGAGTCGTTTGGGGACGAGACTTCACAGCGggagctggagaggctgaggaggcaCCTGAAGCTGGCCCAGCAGCACCTGGACCTGGCCCACCTGAATGAGGACAACCGCAGTCCGTCGCGGAGCAGCAGCCCCGAGTCCAATGGGACGGCCGTGGAGCAGAACCGCCTCAACTTTGCCCAGGAGAAGCAGAGCAGCACCTGCGAGAAAG TATTGAGGCCAGTGAACGCTCAACTGAAACATGCCAAACTCAACGAGCAGGCTCTTCCTACCCAGCTACACTTGACCATGTCTGAAGATCCAAAGTGA